Proteins co-encoded in one Aminivibrio pyruvatiphilus genomic window:
- a CDS encoding MmgE/PrpD family protein, which produces MEAQVTKTLLTELADFYASLGPGDIPGNVLEKARRVLMDFLCETAAGFHEGELAAIAIEYARETGGREEATILCDGSKVPAPWAALATGIMAHSIELDDGHRWGTSHPAVAVIPAVLAMGEKMRSSFPDILKGIAVGYDAMLRAARSINPSHLKRGFHSTGTCGSIGAAAGCASILGLAGKQFAYAMSMGGLQSAGLQEMLHDHPGIKPLQPGKSAMAGVLSAEFALRGARSPRTLFEGQHGWFKAMCAGEYSEEALTGDLGKRWEILLTYTKLYPTCRHCHAAIDLAREARKVLGCTERDVESIRVKTYRLGIVEVGQIFLPATFEEAMFSLPFSLAVALRKGNVTLQDYTPELLADEELRRVASAVTIEEDEHMNALYPEERGAWLRLVLKDGRSFGKGIPVAKGEPENPVTDGDLREKLTAMLAPYYPEEFVSGLWDICIESAPGAAGYGQILDHFGRFHTP; this is translated from the coding sequence ATGGAAGCACAGGTGACGAAGACGCTGCTCACGGAACTGGCGGACTTCTACGCCTCCCTCGGCCCCGGGGATATCCCCGGGAACGTGCTGGAGAAGGCCCGGAGGGTGCTCATGGACTTCCTCTGCGAGACCGCCGCCGGGTTTCACGAAGGGGAGCTGGCGGCCATCGCCATAGAGTACGCCAGGGAGACCGGCGGCAGGGAGGAAGCCACCATCCTCTGCGACGGAAGCAAAGTTCCCGCGCCCTGGGCGGCCCTTGCCACGGGGATCATGGCCCACTCCATCGAGCTGGACGACGGGCACCGGTGGGGCACGTCCCACCCGGCCGTGGCGGTCATTCCCGCCGTTCTGGCCATGGGGGAAAAAATGCGTTCTTCCTTTCCCGACATCCTGAAGGGGATCGCCGTCGGGTACGACGCCATGCTCAGGGCGGCCCGGTCCATCAACCCTTCCCACCTGAAGCGGGGCTTCCACTCCACCGGGACCTGCGGCTCCATCGGGGCCGCCGCCGGGTGCGCCTCCATCCTGGGCCTGGCGGGCAAACAGTTCGCCTACGCCATGTCCATGGGAGGGCTCCAGAGCGCGGGGCTCCAGGAGATGCTCCACGACCACCCGGGGATCAAGCCCCTGCAGCCCGGAAAATCGGCCATGGCGGGAGTGCTTTCGGCGGAGTTCGCCCTCCGGGGGGCCCGGTCACCCCGCACCCTCTTTGAGGGACAGCACGGTTGGTTCAAGGCCATGTGCGCCGGCGAATATTCCGAAGAAGCCCTCACCGGCGACCTCGGGAAGCGGTGGGAGATCCTGCTGACCTACACCAAGCTCTACCCCACCTGCAGGCACTGCCACGCCGCCATCGACCTGGCGAGGGAAGCCCGGAAGGTTCTGGGGTGCACGGAGCGGGACGTGGAATCCATCCGCGTGAAGACCTACAGGCTCGGCATCGTGGAAGTGGGGCAGATCTTCCTTCCCGCCACCTTCGAGGAGGCCATGTTCAGTCTGCCCTTCTCCCTCGCCGTGGCCCTCAGGAAGGGGAACGTCACCCTCCAGGACTATACGCCCGAACTCCTTGCCGACGAAGAGCTGAGGCGGGTCGCCTCGGCCGTGACGATCGAGGAGGACGAGCACATGAACGCCCTGTACCCCGAGGAGCGGGGGGCGTGGCTGCGCCTCGTCCTGAAGGACGGCAGGAGCTTCGGGAAGGGAATCCCCGTGGCGAAGGGCGAACCGGAGAACCCCGTCACCGACGGGGACCTTCGGGAAAAGCTGACGGCCATGCTGGCCCCCTACTATCCGGAAGAATTCGTATCGGGCCTCTGGGATATCTGCATAGAGTCCGCCCCCGGCGCAGCCGGGTACGGGCAAATACTCGACCATTTCGGGAGGTTTCATACGCCATGA
- a CDS encoding MmgE/PrpD family protein encodes MAGLTGHLAAFSASLACDRLPEAVVSQARRCLLDTVGALLAGSRLSQSGQAGRRFAGRLGEEPRSVVAGSPLRKSPMTAAFVNGMAAHALELDDGSKYATYHPGASIIPACLALGEAEGISGKQLVEAITAGYEVSLRIGTAINPGHYLRGFHPTGTIASFGTTASAAKILGLSPELTVQAMGIAGSLASGINQYEIDGSISKHVHPGNAARNGILAAMLARDGMTGPAEILEGKLGFFHCFADSADTALVDRDLGEDWHFLRIYFKPYCSCRYVHYAIEATQKDLEQRPFPPEEIASIVVRTHRNAKQGSDIPDYRSPLHARLSIQYGIASILVRGKAGIGEYEEEAIADPEVRRVSDLVRIEVDEEIQKLYPNPRSMIVEIRDTKGNTASTRIDHAKGDAENPMSDGELFEKFRDVTGEVIPPERAEEIMAAAMAIHTRGEIASFTEMLHI; translated from the coding sequence ATGGCCGGCCTCACCGGACATCTCGCCGCCTTTTCGGCCTCCCTCGCCTGTGACCGGCTGCCTGAGGCCGTGGTTTCCCAGGCGCGGCGGTGCCTCCTTGACACCGTGGGGGCCCTCCTCGCCGGGAGCCGCCTGTCGCAGAGCGGACAGGCGGGGAGAAGGTTCGCCGGGCGGCTCGGGGAAGAGCCCCGGTCCGTCGTGGCGGGAAGCCCTCTCCGGAAATCCCCCATGACCGCGGCCTTCGTCAACGGAATGGCCGCCCACGCCCTCGAGCTGGACGACGGTTCGAAATACGCCACCTATCACCCCGGCGCTTCCATCATCCCCGCATGCCTCGCACTGGGGGAGGCGGAGGGGATTTCCGGGAAGCAGCTTGTGGAGGCCATCACGGCGGGCTACGAAGTGTCGCTCCGCATAGGGACCGCCATCAACCCGGGCCATTACCTCAGGGGATTCCACCCCACCGGCACCATCGCCTCCTTCGGCACGACGGCGTCCGCGGCGAAAATCCTCGGTCTCTCACCGGAGCTGACGGTCCAGGCCATGGGAATCGCCGGGAGCCTTGCGTCGGGGATCAACCAGTACGAGATCGACGGGTCCATATCAAAGCATGTCCATCCCGGCAACGCCGCCAGAAACGGCATCCTCGCGGCCATGCTCGCCCGGGACGGCATGACGGGTCCCGCGGAGATCCTCGAGGGAAAGCTCGGATTCTTCCACTGCTTCGCCGACAGCGCAGACACGGCCCTCGTGGACAGGGATCTCGGAGAGGACTGGCATTTCCTGCGCATCTACTTCAAGCCCTACTGCTCCTGCAGGTATGTGCACTACGCCATCGAAGCCACCCAGAAGGACCTGGAGCAGCGCCCCTTCCCCCCGGAGGAGATCGCGTCCATCGTGGTGCGCACCCACCGCAACGCGAAACAGGGCTCGGACATTCCGGACTACCGCTCGCCCCTCCACGCCCGTCTCAGCATCCAGTACGGCATCGCGTCCATCCTGGTCAGGGGGAAGGCGGGCATAGGGGAGTACGAGGAGGAGGCCATCGCCGACCCGGAAGTGAGAAGGGTCTCGGACCTCGTGCGGATCGAGGTGGACGAAGAGATCCAGAAGCTCTACCCGAACCCCCGCTCCATGATCGTGGAGATCAGGGACACAAAAGGGAACACGGCGTCCACAAGGATCGACCATGCGAAGGGGGACGCGGAAAACCCCATGTCCGACGGGGAGCTTTTCGAAAAATTCCGGGACGTCACGGGAGAAGTGATCCCTCCCGAAAGGGCGGAAGAGATCATGGCGGCGGCCATGGCAATCCATACCCGTGGGGAGATCGCCTCCTTCACGGAAATGCTCCACATTTGA
- a CDS encoding DUF4387 domain-containing protein: MKTMNICSLARTIRSKNAGSFMITLEIIFADRRIYERVKESGAVTQKSIAAAYGLPEDNILDFMFFDPGMGIKANIKRKIPSGGPGETDVYGCQQYAPLFSLEVPWED; this comes from the coding sequence ATGAAGACCATGAACATCTGCAGCCTGGCCAGAACGATCAGGAGCAAGAACGCGGGCAGCTTCATGATCACCCTCGAGATCATCTTCGCCGACCGGAGGATCTACGAGAGGGTCAAAGAGTCGGGAGCCGTGACGCAAAAGTCCATAGCCGCCGCCTACGGCCTTCCCGAGGACAATATCCTGGATTTCATGTTCTTCGACCCCGGCATGGGGATCAAGGCGAACATCAAGAGAAAGATCCCCAGCGGCGGCCCCGGGGAGACGGATGTGTACGGATGCCAGCAGTACGCCCCTCTCTTCTCCCTCGAAGTCCCCTGGGAGGACTGA